The following coding sequences are from one Nicotiana tomentosiformis chromosome 3, ASM39032v3, whole genome shotgun sequence window:
- the LOC104099643 gene encoding homeobox-leucine zipper protein HOX11-like isoform X2 encodes MELALSLGGDTQKPFSFLEKSTNNSSSHEELLTGSNKDIRFCMGLGKSNPNTAEPGLTNGPERMVLDMNRRPIILAEEAEEGTDLSSPNSNSAVSSFQMEFSSIYRSGISRSLIGKRDHFEAGNTERGVSDEDENNGLARKKLRLTKEQSAFLEESFKEHNTLNPEKNFNILQKQKLALAKQLNLRPRQVEVWFQNRRARTKLKQTELDCEYLKRCCEKLTEENRRLQKELQELRALKSSQPFYMQLPATTLTMCPSCERVATTAATAVPTAAAATTTSATATANAAATNTTLSLAKPNLFPFPPAQIHPPQAAS; translated from the exons atggAGTTAGCTTTGAGCTTAGGAGGGGATACCCAAAAACCATTTTCTTTTCTTGAAAAATCTACTAATAATTCTTCGTCACATGAGGAGCTGCTAACGGGTAGCAATAAAGATATAAGATTCTGCATGGGTTTAGGAAAGAGCAATCCAAATA CAGCTGAACCGGGTTTAACAAATGGACCGGAAAGAATGGTGTTGGACATGAACCGGCGGCCAATAATACTGGCAGAGGAGGCGGAAGAAGGGACGGACCTCTCATCTCCGAACAGCAACAGCGCAGTATCAAGTTTTCAGATGGAATTTTCATCAATATACAGAAGTGGAATTAGCAGATCATTAATAGGAAAGAGAGATCATTTTGAAGCAGGAAATACAGAAAGAGGAGTTAGTGATGAAGATGAAAATAATGGTTTAGCTAGAAAAAAACTGAGACTTACCAAAGAGCAATCTGCTTTTCTTGAAGAAAGTTTCAAAGAGCATAACACTCTCAACCCT GAAAAGAATTTTAACATTTTGCAGAAACAGAAGCTTGCTCTGGCAAAGCAGTTAAACCTTCGGCCTAGACAAGTAGAAGTTTGGTTCCAAAACAGAAGAGCAAG GACGAAATTGAAGCAGACAGAACTAGATTGTGAATATTTAAAAAGGTGTTGTGAGAAACTGACAGAAGAGAATAGGAGGCTGCAAAAAGAGCTTCAAGAATTAAGAGCTTTGAAATCTTCCCAACCTTTCTACATGCAACTTCCTGCCACCACTCTCACTATGTGTCCGTCTTGTGAGCGCGTCGCCACCACCGCCGCCACGGCCGTCCCTACAGCCGCTGCTGCTACCACTACCTCTGCCACGGCCACGGCCAATGCCGCCGCCACAAACACAACGCTTTCTTTGGCAAAGCCCAATCTCTTCCCATTTCCACCTGCACAAATTCATCCTCCGCAGGCTGCTTCATAA
- the LOC104099643 gene encoding homeobox-leucine zipper protein HOX11-like isoform X1 yields MELALSLGGDTQKPFSFLEKSTNNSSSHEELLTGSNKDIRFCMGLGKSNPNIAAEPGLTNGPERMVLDMNRRPIILAEEAEEGTDLSSPNSNSAVSSFQMEFSSIYRSGISRSLIGKRDHFEAGNTERGVSDEDENNGLARKKLRLTKEQSAFLEESFKEHNTLNPEKNFNILQKQKLALAKQLNLRPRQVEVWFQNRRARTKLKQTELDCEYLKRCCEKLTEENRRLQKELQELRALKSSQPFYMQLPATTLTMCPSCERVATTAATAVPTAAAATTTSATATANAAATNTTLSLAKPNLFPFPPAQIHPPQAAS; encoded by the exons atggAGTTAGCTTTGAGCTTAGGAGGGGATACCCAAAAACCATTTTCTTTTCTTGAAAAATCTACTAATAATTCTTCGTCACATGAGGAGCTGCTAACGGGTAGCAATAAAGATATAAGATTCTGCATGGGTTTAGGAAAGAGCAATCCAAATA TAGCAGCTGAACCGGGTTTAACAAATGGACCGGAAAGAATGGTGTTGGACATGAACCGGCGGCCAATAATACTGGCAGAGGAGGCGGAAGAAGGGACGGACCTCTCATCTCCGAACAGCAACAGCGCAGTATCAAGTTTTCAGATGGAATTTTCATCAATATACAGAAGTGGAATTAGCAGATCATTAATAGGAAAGAGAGATCATTTTGAAGCAGGAAATACAGAAAGAGGAGTTAGTGATGAAGATGAAAATAATGGTTTAGCTAGAAAAAAACTGAGACTTACCAAAGAGCAATCTGCTTTTCTTGAAGAAAGTTTCAAAGAGCATAACACTCTCAACCCT GAAAAGAATTTTAACATTTTGCAGAAACAGAAGCTTGCTCTGGCAAAGCAGTTAAACCTTCGGCCTAGACAAGTAGAAGTTTGGTTCCAAAACAGAAGAGCAAG GACGAAATTGAAGCAGACAGAACTAGATTGTGAATATTTAAAAAGGTGTTGTGAGAAACTGACAGAAGAGAATAGGAGGCTGCAAAAAGAGCTTCAAGAATTAAGAGCTTTGAAATCTTCCCAACCTTTCTACATGCAACTTCCTGCCACCACTCTCACTATGTGTCCGTCTTGTGAGCGCGTCGCCACCACCGCCGCCACGGCCGTCCCTACAGCCGCTGCTGCTACCACTACCTCTGCCACGGCCACGGCCAATGCCGCCGCCACAAACACAACGCTTTCTTTGGCAAAGCCCAATCTCTTCCCATTTCCACCTGCACAAATTCATCCTCCGCAGGCTGCTTCATAA
- the LOC104099643 gene encoding homeobox-leucine zipper protein HOX11-like isoform X3 has protein sequence MELALSLGGDTQKPFSFLEKSTNNSSSHEELLTGSNKDIRFCMGLGKSNPNIAAEPGLTNGPERMVLDMNRRPIILAEEAEEGTDLSSPNSNSAVSSFQMEFSSIYRSGISRSLIGKRDHFEAGNTERGVSDEDENNGLARKKLRLTKEQSAFLEESFKEHNTLNPKQKLALAKQLNLRPRQVEVWFQNRRARTKLKQTELDCEYLKRCCEKLTEENRRLQKELQELRALKSSQPFYMQLPATTLTMCPSCERVATTAATAVPTAAAATTTSATATANAAATNTTLSLAKPNLFPFPPAQIHPPQAAS, from the exons atggAGTTAGCTTTGAGCTTAGGAGGGGATACCCAAAAACCATTTTCTTTTCTTGAAAAATCTACTAATAATTCTTCGTCACATGAGGAGCTGCTAACGGGTAGCAATAAAGATATAAGATTCTGCATGGGTTTAGGAAAGAGCAATCCAAATA TAGCAGCTGAACCGGGTTTAACAAATGGACCGGAAAGAATGGTGTTGGACATGAACCGGCGGCCAATAATACTGGCAGAGGAGGCGGAAGAAGGGACGGACCTCTCATCTCCGAACAGCAACAGCGCAGTATCAAGTTTTCAGATGGAATTTTCATCAATATACAGAAGTGGAATTAGCAGATCATTAATAGGAAAGAGAGATCATTTTGAAGCAGGAAATACAGAAAGAGGAGTTAGTGATGAAGATGAAAATAATGGTTTAGCTAGAAAAAAACTGAGACTTACCAAAGAGCAATCTGCTTTTCTTGAAGAAAGTTTCAAAGAGCATAACACTCTCAACCCT AAACAGAAGCTTGCTCTGGCAAAGCAGTTAAACCTTCGGCCTAGACAAGTAGAAGTTTGGTTCCAAAACAGAAGAGCAAG GACGAAATTGAAGCAGACAGAACTAGATTGTGAATATTTAAAAAGGTGTTGTGAGAAACTGACAGAAGAGAATAGGAGGCTGCAAAAAGAGCTTCAAGAATTAAGAGCTTTGAAATCTTCCCAACCTTTCTACATGCAACTTCCTGCCACCACTCTCACTATGTGTCCGTCTTGTGAGCGCGTCGCCACCACCGCCGCCACGGCCGTCCCTACAGCCGCTGCTGCTACCACTACCTCTGCCACGGCCACGGCCAATGCCGCCGCCACAAACACAACGCTTTCTTTGGCAAAGCCCAATCTCTTCCCATTTCCACCTGCACAAATTCATCCTCCGCAGGCTGCTTCATAA
- the LOC104099643 gene encoding homeobox-leucine zipper protein HOX27-like isoform X4, translated as MVLDMNRRPIILAEEAEEGTDLSSPNSNSAVSSFQMEFSSIYRSGISRSLIGKRDHFEAGNTERGVSDEDENNGLARKKLRLTKEQSAFLEESFKEHNTLNPEKNFNILQKQKLALAKQLNLRPRQVEVWFQNRRARTKLKQTELDCEYLKRCCEKLTEENRRLQKELQELRALKSSQPFYMQLPATTLTMCPSCERVATTAATAVPTAAAATTTSATATANAAATNTTLSLAKPNLFPFPPAQIHPPQAAS; from the exons ATGGTGTTGGACATGAACCGGCGGCCAATAATACTGGCAGAGGAGGCGGAAGAAGGGACGGACCTCTCATCTCCGAACAGCAACAGCGCAGTATCAAGTTTTCAGATGGAATTTTCATCAATATACAGAAGTGGAATTAGCAGATCATTAATAGGAAAGAGAGATCATTTTGAAGCAGGAAATACAGAAAGAGGAGTTAGTGATGAAGATGAAAATAATGGTTTAGCTAGAAAAAAACTGAGACTTACCAAAGAGCAATCTGCTTTTCTTGAAGAAAGTTTCAAAGAGCATAACACTCTCAACCCT GAAAAGAATTTTAACATTTTGCAGAAACAGAAGCTTGCTCTGGCAAAGCAGTTAAACCTTCGGCCTAGACAAGTAGAAGTTTGGTTCCAAAACAGAAGAGCAAG GACGAAATTGAAGCAGACAGAACTAGATTGTGAATATTTAAAAAGGTGTTGTGAGAAACTGACAGAAGAGAATAGGAGGCTGCAAAAAGAGCTTCAAGAATTAAGAGCTTTGAAATCTTCCCAACCTTTCTACATGCAACTTCCTGCCACCACTCTCACTATGTGTCCGTCTTGTGAGCGCGTCGCCACCACCGCCGCCACGGCCGTCCCTACAGCCGCTGCTGCTACCACTACCTCTGCCACGGCCACGGCCAATGCCGCCGCCACAAACACAACGCTTTCTTTGGCAAAGCCCAATCTCTTCCCATTTCCACCTGCACAAATTCATCCTCCGCAGGCTGCTTCATAA